A window of the Harmonia axyridis chromosome 5, icHarAxyr1.1, whole genome shotgun sequence genome harbors these coding sequences:
- the LOC123681054 gene encoding uncharacterized protein LOC123681054, with the protein MLGMTLKSLTSSRKIIDIINRYGHCISYQGVEELETETTFTSMKKSSLCPEKIKKKPELFTGVAYDNFDRFVETSSGKDTLHDTVGIIYQNIDADTTDEPEMSEVSSENTSPNKKRRRRTFDEINIDEMPYPKKPKMTSELQLSVDDIECIDSQINTEIDNIWMISHALELPDVPMWVGFNSQIDDQDSPQQHISYLTPINASPTSTPIVLETMKQSQKIAEDLQQPYIQVTYDLAIAKVALQIQATEKPTFDNLFIHLGPFHIMMAYFKAIGKVINDCGLTTVMVESNLLANGSVNGFLEGKHFNRCKRLHPLVALGLEILHFKSFLQNDNITLTEDIIDEVKRLQNCKISLFEIENDGLKELINNYGIYKQQTLNGEHGKTSQFYLIYINLIHHYLDLSRSIRAGNFQLFKSVLPKITSIFFILNQQNYARWSVKYYDNLLQVDKTHPDLYEGFLKGCFGIKRTTKPFSRQPIDLVLEQTINAEAARRLTGVIHFTNSISARQRWARNHDVRSTIISQVYLELGLQKHQDISADLNPHNIRKNAKQLQQFVATFDQFINPFSLEVPKDQLVNISSGKSASLPVEEFLLNLEANGDSLRKTFISECQSDITRFEKAIKKKSINNFSKDYEKKKIKVGGQIQEVKIQRDLFGRMLGISMDYSIDISKILSYPITSVPLSMCHLDGTVCKTDKSALMKCLEKEAEHEQPSQIDILIIDGFFLLHTMKNVPRKFGDISKKMLQMVTQLKASRIDVVFDQYFTPSIKGYERSLRFESAQLEYTIAGPEQVRPSDFVKELKNSNFKEALVDFFILHWASDEMAPFIGNKMIHINFRKCHSFTVNEAKKVMSGVNEELSCPEHEEADTKIVYHACKINHEANIVIRTVDTDVAAIMLSHMHRLNDGSHVWMLTGAGNNLRYVDLTNIHAKLGESICRSLPGLHAFTGCDYNPAFYRKAKLKPFKLLKKYVEFQQAFMKFGDSKIIENNNEQVLIFDIIQSFVCYLYNMNDINDVDAARLQMFINSYTVSDVNEAFNRKKLQNFDASCLPPCKSELWQQFLRANYICSIWNNAHLQKPTAYKPVNNGWILENDHYYFKWFEGDQLPTYVSESLKTVPENNEEGDIEDDQSTEWNNSDEEYGCIDDDDENDENV; encoded by the exons ATGTTAGGTATGACTCTAAAAAGCTTAACAAGCAGCAGAAAAATAATTGACATTATAAACAGATATGGACACTGTATTAGTTATCAAGGCGTTGAAGAATTAGAAACTGAAACTACATTTACATCAATGAAAAAGTCTAGCTTATgtccagaaaaaataaaaaaaaaaccagagCTTTTTACTGGTGTGGCATACGATAATTTTGATCGTTTTGTTGAAACTTCTAGTGGTAAGGATACTTTACACGACACAGTCGGAATAATATACCAAAATATCGATGCAGATACAACTGACGAGCCTGAAATGTCCGAAGTTTCAAGTGAAAATACTTCGCcgaataaaaaaagaagaagaagaacatttgatgaaataaatatagatgAAATGCCATACCCTAAGAAACCCAAAATGACAAGTGAGTTACAATTATCAGTCGATGATATAGAATGTATAGACTCTCAAATAAACACGGAAATTGACAACATATGGATGATTAGTCACGCTTTAGAATTACCTGATGTACCTATGTGGGTTGGTTTCAATAGTCAGATTGATGATCAGGATAGTCCACAACAACATATATCTTACTTGACGCCGATAAATGCATCTCCAACCAGTACACCAATCGTATTAGAAACTATGAAACAAAGCCAAAAAATAGCTGAAGATTTACAGCAACCCTACATACAGGTAACCTACGATCTAGCTATAGCTAAAGTAGCGTTACAAATACAAGCTACAGAAAAACCAacatttgataatttattcattcatttaggaCCATTTCATATAATGATGGCTTACTTCAAAGCTATCGGTAAAGTAATTAATGATTGTGGGTTGACTACTGTAATGGTTGAGAGTAATTTGCTGGCAAACGGTTCAGTTAATGGGTTTTTAGAGGGAAAACACTTTAATCGCTGCAAAAGATTGCATCCTTTAGTAGCATTAGGACTAGAAATACTACATTTTAAATCATTTTTACAAAATGATAACATTACCTTAACTGAGGATATAATAGATGAAGTTAAAAGACtccaaaattgcaaaatttctttgtttgaaattgaaaatgatggCCTTAAAGAGCTGATAAATAACTACGGTATCTACAAACAACAAACCCTTAACGGGGAGCATGGTAAAACGTCACAATTTTATCTAATTTATATAAATCTTATACATCATTACTTGGACTTGTCTCGAAGTATTCGTGCTggaaattttcaactctttAAATCAGTGTTACCTAAAATTAcaagcattttttttatattgaatcaacAAAACTATGCTAGGTGGAGCGTCAAATATTATGATAATCTACTGCAAGTTGACAAAACTCATCCTGATTTGTATGAAGGATTCCTAAAAGGCTGTTTTGGAATTAAAAGAACTACCAAGCCATTTTCAAGACAACCTATTGACCTGGTTCTAGAGCAAACTATAAATGCAGAAGCTGCAAGAAGGCTGACAGGTGTTATACACTTCACTAACTCAATTTCGGCGCGACAACGGTGGGCTCGAAACCATGATGTGAGATCTACAATTATAAGTCAAGTTTATCTTGAACTTGGACTACAAAAACATCAAGATATTTCAGCAGATTTGAATCCCCATAATATCAGGAAAAACGCCAAACAATTACAACAATTTGTCGCAACTTTCGATCAATTTATCAATCCTTTCAGTTTAGAAGTTCCCAAAGACCAATTAGTAAATATTTCATCAGGAAAGTCCGCATCACTGCCAGTAGAAGAATTTCTATTAAATTTAGAAGCTAACGGCGATAGccttcgaaaaacattcatttctGAATGCCAATCTGATATTACGCGATTTGAAAaagctattaaaaaaaaatctattaataatttttctaaagattatgaaaaaaaaaaaattaaagtcggtGGACAAATTCAAGAAGTTAAAATTCAAAGGGATTTATTTGGACGTATGCTGGGAATCTCAATGGATTACAGCATTGACATTTCAAAAATCTTATCCTACCCGATTACTTCAGTACCGTTGTCAATGTGTCATTTGGATGGGACCGTTTGCAAGACCGATAAATCTGCTTTGATGAAATGTTTAGAGAAAGAGGCCGAGCATGAACAGCCATCTCAAATTGATATTCTAATAATTgacggtttttttttgttacatacaaTGAAAAATGTTCCTAGAAAATTCGGAGACATTTCTAAAAAAATGTTGCAGATGGTAACTCAATTAAAAGCGTCAAGAATTGATGTCGTTTTCGACCAGTATTTTACCCCATCGATAAAAGGATACGAACGTTCTCTGCGATTTGAATCTGCACAATTGGAGTATACTATTGCTGGTCCTGAACAAGTCCGTCCTAGTGACTTTgtcaaagaattaaaaaattctaattttaaagAAGCTctagttgatttttttattttacactGGGCTTCTGACGAAATGGCGCCGTTTATtggcaataaaatgatacatataaatttcagaaaatgtcaTTCGTTTACTGTTAATGAGGCCAAAAAAGTGATGTCAGGTGTAAATGAGGAATTGTCTTGCCCAGAGCATGAAGAAGCAGACACCAAAATAGTGTACCACGCGTGTAAAATTAACCATGAAGCAAACATTGTGATTCGAACTGTTGACACCGATGTTGCTGCTATAATGCTAAGTCACATGCATCGTCTTAATGATGGATCACATGTTTGGATGCTTACAGGAGCTGGAAATAATTTAAGATATGTGGACCTAACTAATATACACGCCAAATTAGGAGAATCTATTTGCAGAAGTTTACCTGGACTACACGCTTTCACAGGATGTGATTACAATCCtgcattttacagaaaagcaaaATTAAAACCgtttaaattgttaaaaaaatatgtagagTTTCAACAAGCATTCATGAAGTTTGGTGACagcaaaatcatcgaaaataacAATGAACAAGTATTAATCTTCGATATAATTCAAAGTTTTGTATGCTATCTATACAATATGAATGATATCAATGATGTTGATGCTGCTAGGCTACAAATGTTTATTAATTCGTATACAGTATCTGATGTGAACGAAGCTTTTAATCGAAAAAagttgcaaaatttcgatgctaGCTGTTTACCACCTTGCAAAAGTGAGCTATGGCAGCAATTTTTGCGAGCGAATTACATATGTAGCATATGGAACAACGCTCACTTACAAAAGCCAACAGCATATAAACCAGTAAATAATGGTTGGATACTGGAAAATGACCACTACTATTTTAAATGGTTTGAAGGAGATCAATTACCGACTTATGTCAGCGAATCTCTAAAAACAGTTCCAG AAAACAATGAAGAAGGCGATATTGAAGACGATCAATCCACAGAATGGAATAATAGTGACGAGGAATATGGATGTATTGACGACGacgatgaaaatgatgaaaatgtttaa